The following nucleotide sequence is from Eremothecium cymbalariae DBVPG#7215 chromosome 6, complete sequence.
TGGGTGGCGGTGTGGTGGTCGGGGACaatgttttttgtttaccGCAGGGGGTGACTCAAGGAAAAAGGGGCGGATGAAAGGGAGTAGAATCTGGCTACGGGTGTATCCTTTGGACCGGGCGGGGTCACGTGGGTGGATCTGAGATTTGGGTGCACGTGTGGTTACCCGGCCGGGGAGTTTGTTACCCGGGCGGATGTGTTCTCGTgatatataacaaaaaaggcGCCAAGAAGAGGAATACCATGCACAGCAGCCCGTTCGCAGAATGATCCCCTCCATCTATGAGCAAACCTTTCCAAGGACTTACGTTCTGTGCTACGGGTGTGACGGAAGAGATTCTTGTGGTGCTGAACAAGAAGGTGGCTAGGCTTGGCGGTAAGTTTTCGCGTGATTTGACTGGACATGTTCAGGTGCTAGTGGTGGGGAGCCGGCAGTCGGCCAAGTACCGGTATGTTGTTGCTAATCGGGCGGATATTGTGTTTATGGACGCAGAGAGCATTGAGGGTATTTATGAGAAATGGCTGGCGGGGGAGGATGTGTTGGCTggcggcggcagcggcGGCCGGTTGCTGAGTGTGCTGCGAGAAAGGTTTCAGTTGGCGCCGTTTACCGAATTCTACATGTTTATAGGGCGGATCAGTGCTCCGGAGGTTAGTACCGGGGAGCTGCAGCAGCTGTGTGAGATCGGGCATTCGTACAGATGTTTAACGAACCATTTTATCAAGGATATCGAGTGCAGCGCGCAGAGTGTTTTTATCACAGATTGTGCAACTGGTGCGCGGGCGAAGGCTGCGCGGGAGGAGGGCGTTCCTATTGTGCATCCAAAATGGGTTATGGACTGTACGAAGCGGGGGGCAGTGCTGGAGATGGAGTACTATCTGTTGGAGCATTGTGCTGGTAAGCCGTGGCACGAGATCGGTCGTGAGGCCTGTAGTTGCTGGGATGAGCTTGAGCGTGGGGCCACGGGCGACGGGGGGAGCGCAGCGGCGGCTGCGACGGGCGCCTCAACTGCAGTTGCTGCTGCcgagcagcagcaggacGACGTTCGGGTGCTCAAGCTTTCTGGACGCTTCAAACAGAATGGTTCCAAGATCTGGGCCAGCACAGTGGGTAGGGCTAAGCCCGGCTCCGGCGGCGGCTGCTGCGACCCCACTGACAAACTCTTTAGGGGATCCCCGAAGCAACAGCGGGAGTTGGATGCTGTGTCCGAGCAGCACGAGTCAGGGCTCTTTGACGGGTGTAGTTTTTGTTTGCTGGGTTTCAGTGATAAACAGCGAGACATACTTGATCACGTTATCGCGCTGCATATGGGCACCACTTTCGTGTATGGTACTAACGGCGTCGAGGTTAACAATCTTTCGAAGTTAACAAAGTATTATTTGTGTCCTAGTGACTTTCCCGTAGAGCGTTTACCCCACAAGATTCAGTGGCTTACTGAGTTCTATATAGAGCGTTGCCTCCACTACAAGGAGTTACTGCGTGTAGACCCGTGGTGCGTGCCCTTTTACACCCGATTCTACTTGTTGCCTCCCTCTTCTCTGTTGCACGGCCACACTACCATGGCAGTACACATGACTGGGTTCCAAGGCGTAGAACTGTTGCATATGAATAAAATCCTGTCGTATCTGGAACCCATGGGTATCTGTTATATGGATACATTGAAAAGCTCAACTGATATTCTAATCATAAACTTAGCACAGCTCAATTCTATTCCGGCAGAGCATACGCTGCGCCAAAATCACTATGCATGCATGTTCCGGCAGCAAAAGGAGCAAAACCAAGTCTTCCGCAACGCAATGAAACGTAAGATCGcattcatcaataaaaattcaataCCGCTGATCACACCGGGATTTCTTATAGAGCTCTTTCGCAGAGCTGCAAAAGCTAAACAAAGCGGCAGTCCCGCAGCCAAAATATACTTGAATGATACTAACTGGTGCATTGTTTGTCCGCGAGGTTCCAAGGATGACTACACAATCCAGCTTGATGTTAGTATACCAGAGCCCACAGCATCGcgaacaaaatcaaacctCATGTCTGAAACCTTAGATGCCTTAAAGCCCACAGGATCAAGAACCTCAATGACCCCCAAAGGATCTCTTGATACAGAAGCAGTGGATATCTTATTGCGTAACGGTTCCGCACCAACGGTCAAGAAATCCACGCGTGAATTTATGCTGAAGACGAAGGCTTTATCCAGATCCGCGTCGTCATTAGGACATCCGAAAAGTTCAAATAAACAGCCCAAGGTATCTCCGAAGATGGACGAGCAGTTGAACCCTGCACCTGAACCTCCATTAGCTATCAAAGAAAACCATCGGAGATCTCATACGGAGGTACCCTTAGAACGTTCGAACAGCTGGGGAAGCATGCTTACAGAGGAAGCAAAGGAAAAAAGCGGACCGAGTGTTATTGTAAATGATGATACAGAAGACGAAAACGGCGTTGTAAATGAGGATGGACATAACACAGACAACGTTATGCACACTCAGGTGACTTATGGGAGTATAGCCAACCGAAAAGATTCATTACCTCCACCGTCAAGAAGATTGACTCGAAGATCCTATAAAGATCTTTCATGACCTCATCATggatatatgtatatatatagctaATAGATGAAAAGGCATATCATTCTATATGTATAgttttgtaaatatattcatttttgTCTTGGTAGGACTAAAACTTTCACGTTTTGGACTTCGATTTTTTCCCTCATAATCGAATTCATGAAAAAACTTAActaaataatatatacacttGGTCAATTCcttatttattattaacaagCCTCAAAGGTTTCCTGTACCCCCTGAAAGGTATTAATATGTCTGCGTTGAAACAAAGAAAGGAGGAATTCGTTGCTGGGCTTTCAGGTGGTTCTATAAGTGAAATTAATCTAGTGACGTCGATCGCCCTTATATCATACTTCTGTTGGCATCTACTGAAAgccaaatcaaaaaatgttCCAATATTGACCGATTTCTTTCTAAACTGGTGTGGGCTTTTACTATCTGTTACAATTTACTCCGGAACTCCAATTAGCCTGAATATATTAATCTTATTGCCATGCATTGCATATTATTTAGTTGTGCCAGATCTACCTAAAGAGAAAAGtaataaaattaatacTCAGAAAGCATCTAATGAGAAATACAAATTGGTTAAAAAGCCGTATATTACAGCATATCGAGGTGGAATGCTAGTCGTTACGTGTATTGCGATTCTGGCCGTCGACTTTCCAATATTCCCACGGCGTTTTGCCAAGGTTGAAACTTGGGGTAGTTCATTAATGGATCTAGGTGTAGGGTCATTCGTATTTAGCAACGGGCTGGTTTCCTCGAGAGCAGTTATTAAAGAGGAGATCGGCATTACAAGGAAGCCCTTGCTTTTGAGAGTTTTCGAAGCCTTCAAATCCAGCACTACTTTATTGGCTCTTGGTGTTGCGCGTACTATAAGTGTCAAAAACCTGCAATACCAAGAACATGTCACAGAGTATGGCGTTCATTggaatttcttcttcacgCTGGCGCTCTTACCACCGgtaatgatattattcGATTCAGTGTCCAAATTTATTCCACGTATACTAATTGCACTGTTTATTTCACTTATATCGGAGgcatttttattatttaaagaCGGCTTCCTAAACTATATGGTATTCCATCCCAGAGATACATTTTTCAATGCTAATAGGGAAGGCCTATTTTCATTTCTAGGTTATTGTGCTATCTTTCTATGCGGACAGAGTACAGGGTTCTTTGTGCTTGGTAATCATGTCACTGAGAACAACTTATACAAACCCTCTTCAAAGGTGTACAATAGTAAATCGAATAAGCATGCTTCTGTGTGGACTAAATTGACCTCCATGAGTCCTTTGAATGGGTTACTTACTTGGTCGCttatatttattacaaTGACACAATTTGTACTATCGTATTATccatataatatttcaagGAGATTTGCAAACCAACCGTATGTTCTATGGGTAGCAGCATACAATACTACTTTCCTTGCAGGTTATTGTTTAGTGGATTCGATCTTTAAAAACGATGGATCGGATGGTCAAATTCCTAAAACATTAGAGGCTATTAATTCCAACGGGCTGATCATATTTTTGCTTGCAAATCTTTTGACTGGCTTGACTAATATGATCATCAACACTCTCGACACGACACCCGCTTCAGGAATTGCAATATTATTGGCTTATACCTCAGTAATCTCACTAACAGCTATGCTTATGTATAGTTACAAGATTTTCATTAAACTATAGATGACTTGTATAAATAATGAGCACTAATCTAAAACAATTACCTCATCGCTAATTGTAGGCGTTGCCTTCCGGGCCCTTTTAAGTCTCATCAATATATCATTATCGTTCTCAGActcttttttaatctttttcCTATTTCTATTCCGTTTTGTACCGCCatttaattttttggaaatttcaATTCTACTAGCATCTGCTAAAACTTTGGCATTTGTCAAGATAGGCCTGTTGTCTACTTCTAAATCATTTGGATTGTGTAGTAGCTCAGCAGCGGTGACTTCATCTCTCTTGATGTTCACCTCACCGCACTGATCCTCATCAGACAGATCTTCTAATCTTATTTCTTCTGCTACAATTCGATGCTGCGACTTAGAAGGGGATAACATCCCAGAGCGTACCCTTTCTTTAACGCCTGTTATTTGCGGGCATTCACTTGCAATAACGACATCTTCGAGTGTATTACTCCTAATTTTAACGTATTTATGACGTCTTACAGATTCCTTAGGATTTTCAGTTGGCGGCTTCAGATGTTCATTAGGCTTTGGTGCAAACGTTTTTCCAGTGGTGTTTGGGGCCCTTTGAGATAAGGTTGGAGGTGGAGCAAATTGCTTCCTGGTAATTGTATTACTGGGTTTCCTAGATATTGTGGGAGCATAATTTGCAGATTGTCGTGAACATGGATTCAAGTCTTGACCAAATAGCATTTTTTcacttctttttaattgttttgatGCAGTGGTGATTCCCATGTTAAAACGTTCGgtttgaatattttcaCCGAAGTCAATAGTATTTACATGTAATatcttctcctttttcCATATCAAGAACTCACGATTAGCAGCTACAAAGTTATGATAATCTTCCAGCAACCTTTCGAGACAAAAACTTGGAGTCCTTTTTGGTTCTTTATGCATCGCTTCATACAAAGAATCAATATAATCCACTTTATCAAATAACTGTTGTGATCCAGTCAACGTTCGCATAACTTCAGGTGTTAAAAATTGGCTAGGAATAATTGGAACTCGCTCGTTATTCTCTATAGCGCTAACATAAAGTAGGAATTTTGCTCTAGTTAGTGCTACAAAAAACATACGACGCTCCTCATCAATACTTTCTGAAGCTTTCGACTGCTTCCCTTTTTTGGGGCTATTATCATTCGaattttgaagatcttCTGTATCCTTAGCATCCTCGACGTCATTTTCCTCTTCAGAGTCATCATCTCTTGAATTTGCATAAACACAGGGAATTATACCTTCAACACAACCTGGTACAAAAACAATTGGCCACTCAAGACCTTTAGAGCCATGAATGGTTGTGACAGTAAGTATTCCATTTTTATCTCTTTGTTTCTTAGCAGCAACCTGATCTTCAGTTAAGCAAGATGGGTCTAAAGCTTCGTTTGTAGTGTACAAGTTTATGAACTCAATAAATTGACGTAGAAATTTGTAGATATCTATTCTTGGGTTCTCATTTTCCTGTTTTGCATCATTATTTGCCACCCTTTCTCCACAGCTTGTATCAAATTTCCCTGTTAATGGTTTAAGCTTAGAATTAAAGTATTTGCTTAAATTCTCCAATCCTTCTCCATCTTGTTTTATAACAGGTGCATCGTTTACGATACACGGTTGATTTGTATCCGGATTCATCTCAATCCTATACTTCGGATCCATTTCGTCTGGGTGAAACCCCAAAAAGTGAGATTTAACAAGTTCGATATTCTTGTGGCGTTTATTGTATTTGTTAGGCTCACATTCTTCAAGAGCTTTGGCTTTTCTATCAGCCTTATCGTCCTCAAAAAGAAACTCATTCTTCATGCCTGATGCATCATACAAATACTCAAATAACTCATCCCTAGTA
It contains:
- the DPB11 gene encoding protein kinase activating protein DPB11 (similar to Ashbya gossypii AFR095C); amino-acid sequence: MSKPFQGLTFCATGVTEEILVVLNKKVARLGGKFSRDLTGHVQVLVVGSRQSAKYRYVVANRADIVFMDAESIEGIYEKWLAGEDVLAGGGSGGRLLSVLRERFQLAPFTEFYMFIGRISAPEVSTGELQQLCEIGHSYRCLTNHFIKDIECSAQSVFITDCATGARAKAAREEGVPIVHPKWVMDCTKRGAVLEMEYYLLEHCAGKPWHEIGREACSCWDELERGATGDGGSAAAAATGASTAVAAAEQQQDDVRVLKLSGRFKQNGSKIWASTVGRAKPGSGGGCCDPTDKLFRGSPKQQRELDAVSEQHESGLFDGCSFCLLGFSDKQRDILDHVIALHMGTTFVYGTNGVEVNNLSKLTKYYLCPSDFPVERLPHKIQWLTEFYIERCLHYKELLRVDPWCVPFYTRFYLLPPSSLLHGHTTMAVHMTGFQGVELLHMNKILSYLEPMGICYMDTLKSSTDILIINLAQLNSIPAEHTLRQNHYACMFRQQKEQNQVFRNAMKRKIAFINKNSIPLITPGFLIELFRRAAKAKQSGSPAAKIYLNDTNWCIVCPRGSKDDYTIQLDVSIPEPTASRTKSNLMSETLDALKPTGSRTSMTPKGSLDTEAVDILLRNGSAPTVKKSTREFMLKTKALSRSASSLGHPKSSNKQPKVSPKMDEQLNPAPEPPLAIKENHRRSHTEVPLERSNSWGSMLTEEAKEKSGPSVIVNDDTEDENGVVNEDGHNTDNVMHTQVTYGSIANRKDSLPPPSRRLTRRSYKDLS
- the GWT1 gene encoding glucosaminyl-phosphotidylinositol O-acyltransferase (similar to Ashbya gossypii AFR094C), whose amino-acid sequence is MSALKQRKEEFVAGLSGGSISEINLVTSIALISYFCWHLLKAKSKNVPILTDFFLNWCGLLLSVTIYSGTPISLNILILLPCIAYYLVVPDLPKEKSNKINTQKASNEKYKLVKKPYITAYRGGMLVVTCIAILAVDFPIFPRRFAKVETWGSSLMDLGVGSFVFSNGLVSSRAVIKEEIGITRKPLLLRVFEAFKSSTTLLALGVARTISVKNLQYQEHVTEYGVHWNFFFTLALLPPVMILFDSVSKFIPRILIALFISLISEAFLLFKDGFLNYMVFHPRDTFFNANREGLFSFLGYCAIFLCGQSTGFFVLGNHVTENNLYKPSSKVYNSKSNKHASVWTKLTSMSPLNGLLTWSLIFITMTQFVLSYYPYNISRRFANQPYVLWVAAYNTTFLAGYCLVDSIFKNDGSDGQIPKTLEAINSNGLIIFLLANLLTGLTNMIINTLDTTPASGIAILLAYTSVISLTAMLMYSYKIFIKL
- the SRS2 gene encoding DNA helicase SRS2 (similar to Ashbya gossypii AFR093W), with protein sequence MLLKPNIQWPLHCKHKAAFLNYQRVQKTPFARETTTNRVLLSNRVRDGASWLQLEDLPISYIMEFDLFNGLNPRQYEAVTFDPTKALQIVAGPGTGKTKVLTTRYVYLIAFKNINPLSIIMTTFTKKAADEIKARVEPILRKCGYDTNKLLIGTFHSICNNLLHQYGHLIDLPNHWRVFASSEVDPIVKKLVEECPDQIRDYALSYRANKVNLCLPNRKSEWALAEKQIIKNISRLKAEALSPEAYKNLDSHDEALYYFYNAYQVEMLRQGGLDYDDLLFYSYKLLSKNRCWNHIKHVMVDEFQDTNNIQLELMYLLSRGKHQSCEGVTAVGDPDQSIYAFRSALARNFDEMIQKCPIEYGQVVLEENYRSTQNILDTSEYVIKQQSDGRNQRLPLRAQFSYDIKPVYMKFPDGFLEGPTICKEILYLKAIPDLFSFNDIAILVRQRRQIKAIERALIDHRIPYKIIKSVSFWERRETKAMLDLLKVVCSDLDRYAIIRSLQYPSKGLGDVSIAKIEKLFDEELDKPAFVVLKELADGLKDHKFPAKGKVSIKNFVSLIETARKLCDENPKMSTRDELFEYLYDASGMKNEFLFEDDKADRKAKALEECEPNKYNKRHKNIELVKSHFLGFHPDEMDPKYRIEMNPDTNQPCIVNDAPVIKQDGEGLENLSKYFNSKLKPLTGKFDTSCGERVANNDAKQENENPRIDIYKFLRQFIEFINLYTTNEALDPSCLTEDQVAAKKQRDKNGILTVTTIHGSKGLEWPIVFVPGCVEGIIPCVYANSRDDDSEEENDVEDAKDTEDLQNSNDNSPKKGKQSKASESIDEERRMFFVALTRAKFLLYVSAIENNERVPIIPSQFLTPEVMRTLTGSQQLFDKVDYIDSLYEAMHKEPKRTPSFCLERLLEDYHNFVAANREFLIWKKEKILHVNTIDFGENIQTERFNMGITTASKQLKRSEKMLFGQDLNPCSRQSANYAPTISRKPSNTITRKQFAPPPTLSQRAPNTTGKTFAPKPNEHLKPPTENPKESVRRHKYVKIRSNTLEDVVIASECPQITGVKERVRSGMLSPSKSQHRIVAEEIRLEDLSDEDQCGEVNIKRDEVTAAELLHNPNDLEVDNRPILTNAKVLADASRIEISKKLNGGTKRNRNRKKIKKESENDNDILMRLKRARKATPTISDEVIVLD